The following proteins are co-located in the Candidatus Margulisiibacteriota bacterium genome:
- a CDS encoding rod shape-determining protein — protein MGIYDYVFGHFSRDIGIDLGTATTLVFAKGEGIILCEPSVVAINKDTGKVLAIGNEAKGMLGRTPANIIAVRPLRDGVIADFEVTEMMLRHFITKSHNRSAFVRPRIVVGVPSGITGVERRAVIDAAMHAGAREAYLIEEPMAAAIGAGLPVSEPVGSMIVDIGGGTTEVAVLALGGIVVSKSIRVAGDEMDEAIVAHCRKNYNLLIGERTAEQIKIDIGSAYPLGEERTVEVRGRDLVSGLPKTITLTSAEIRDALAEPVSTVVDAVRMTLEKTPPELAADVMDRGIVMAGGGSLLRGLDKHLSQETDMSVYVVDDPLSCVAYGTGKVLEEIDVLKKVLITTKKNWQ, from the coding sequence ATGGGAATCTATGATTATGTGTTCGGGCATTTTTCGAGGGATATAGGGATCGATCTTGGGACCGCAACTACCCTGGTATTTGCAAAAGGAGAAGGCATCATCCTGTGCGAGCCATCTGTGGTGGCCATTAACAAGGATACAGGCAAAGTGCTTGCCATCGGCAACGAGGCAAAGGGAATGCTGGGCAGGACCCCGGCCAATATAATCGCGGTAAGGCCTTTGCGCGACGGGGTTATCGCGGATTTTGAGGTCACCGAAATGATGCTGAGGCATTTTATCACTAAAAGCCACAACAGAAGCGCTTTTGTCCGCCCGAGGATAGTGGTCGGTGTTCCTTCCGGGATAACGGGAGTCGAGCGCAGGGCCGTGATCGACGCCGCAATGCATGCTGGAGCAAGAGAGGCCTATCTGATAGAAGAGCCGATGGCCGCTGCAATTGGGGCGGGACTACCGGTGTCAGAGCCGGTCGGCAGCATGATAGTTGACATCGGGGGAGGCACCACAGAAGTGGCCGTCCTTGCACTGGGGGGCATAGTAGTTTCAAAGTCTATCAGAGTGGCCGGAGATGAGATGGACGAGGCCATAGTTGCTCATTGCAGAAAGAACTATAACCTGCTTATCGGGGAAAGGACAGCGGAGCAGATCAAGATCGACATTGGTTCTGCTTATCCCCTGGGAGAAGAAAGGACAGTTGAGGTCAGGGGAAGGGACCTGGTTTCGGGGCTTCCAAAGACCATAACGCTCACTTCTGCCGAGATAAGGGATGCACTTGCAGAACCCGTTTCTACCGTGGTGGATGCCGTAAGGATGACGCTGGAAAAAACCCCGCCTGAGCTGGCAGCGGACGTAATGGACAGGGGAATAGTAATGGCCGGCGGAGGTTCGCTCTTGAGAGGCCTTGATAAGCATTTAAGCCAGGAAACGGACATGTCTGTTTATGTGGTGGATGATCCGCTTTCGTGCGTTGCTTACGGAACGGGAAAGGTCCTTGAAGAAATAGATGTCCTGAAAAAGGTCCTGATAACCACCAAGAAAAACTGGCAGTAA
- a CDS encoding polyprenyl synthetase family protein, translated as MDLKEYLKEKRELIDTGLKARLPKDDGLLSQAMRYSALAPGKRLRAVLVMASAESVKMEAMPVLDAACAVEMAHAFSLVHDDLPCMDDDDLRRGLPTSHKKFGEAVAVLAGDSLLALAFETLGKSKAAPAAVNRALVDLAAALGYRGMALGQTMDILSEGKLISLEELFCIHARKTGDLISASCRLGAVLSEAPEKDVTVLSEYGRHIGMAFQIKDDILDIEGCSQHIGKPQGSDLKRKKATFPSLIGLEDSKKALADHITAAMDCLKGFGAQAEPLRLLAGYIGTRTK; from the coding sequence ATGGACCTAAAAGAATACCTGAAAGAAAAAAGGGAGCTGATCGATACCGGGCTAAAAGCCCGCCTGCCAAAAGATGACGGTCTGCTTTCGCAGGCAATGCGGTATTCGGCCCTTGCCCCCGGCAAAAGATTAAGAGCTGTGCTTGTGATGGCATCTGCAGAAAGCGTAAAAATGGAAGCGATGCCCGTTCTTGATGCAGCCTGCGCCGTAGAGATGGCCCACGCTTTTTCGCTTGTTCACGATGACCTGCCATGCATGGATGACGACGACCTTCGCAGGGGGCTTCCCACCAGCCACAAAAAGTTTGGGGAAGCCGTTGCCGTACTGGCCGGAGATTCTCTTTTGGCTCTAGCCTTTGAAACTCTAGGAAAAAGCAAAGCGGCCCCTGCGGCTGTGAACAGGGCTCTTGTAGACCTTGCAGCAGCCCTTGGATACCGGGGAATGGCACTGGGACAGACCATGGATATTTTAAGCGAAGGAAAACTGATATCGCTCGAAGAGCTCTTTTGCATTCATGCGAGAAAGACGGGGGACCTTATCAGCGCTTCGTGCAGGCTCGGGGCTGTTCTGTCGGAGGCTCCGGAAAAAGATGTCACGGTGCTTTCGGAATACGGCCGGCATATCGGCATGGCCTTCCAGATCAAAGATGATATACTTGATATCGAAGGCTGCAGCCAGCATATCGGCAAGCCGCAGGGAAGCGACCTAAAAAGGAAAAAGGCCACGTTTCCCTCGCTCATAGGACTGGAAGATTCCAAAAAAGCCCTTGCCGATCACATAACAGCCGCAATGGACTGCCTTAAGGGTTTTGGGGCTCAGGCTGAGCCGTTAAGGCTGCTGGCAGGTTATATAGGGACAAGAACAAAATGA
- the hisF gene encoding imidazole glycerol phosphate synthase subunit HisF gives MLAKRIIPCLDVKEGRVVKGVNFVDLVDAGDPVELAKFYDQEGADELVFLDITASSDKRSIMIEVVSKVAEQVFIPFTVGGGIYDLETIRQILSSGADKVSINTAAVKAPGFIKQAAEKFGSQCIVVAIDSKYNGSFFEVYTHGGRTPTGLDAVEWAKQVEELGAGEILLTSMDRDGTNIGYDLEVTSKISASVGIPVIASGGAGSSSHILEAFAKSGADAALLASTLHYGRLRIADIKAFLSQSGVPVRN, from the coding sequence ATGCTGGCAAAAAGAATAATCCCCTGTCTTGATGTAAAAGAAGGCCGCGTGGTAAAAGGCGTCAACTTTGTCGATCTTGTTGATGCAGGAGATCCTGTTGAACTGGCAAAGTTCTACGACCAAGAAGGCGCCGATGAGCTCGTTTTTTTGGACATCACCGCTTCTTCCGACAAGCGCTCTATCATGATCGAGGTGGTAAGCAAAGTGGCCGAGCAGGTCTTTATCCCTTTTACCGTCGGAGGCGGGATCTATGATCTTGAAACTATCCGTCAGATCCTTTCTTCAGGCGCCGACAAGGTCTCGATAAACACTGCGGCGGTAAAAGCTCCGGGGTTCATAAAACAGGCAGCAGAAAAATTCGGGAGCCAGTGCATTGTTGTGGCGATAGATTCAAAGTATAACGGCTCCTTTTTTGAGGTCTATACGCATGGCGGGCGCACGCCGACAGGCCTTGACGCCGTAGAGTGGGCAAAGCAGGTAGAAGAACTTGGCGCGGGAGAGATACTTTTGACAAGCATGGACAGGGACGGCACCAATATTGGATATGATCTTGAAGTCACTTCAAAAATATCAGCTTCTGTTGGCATTCCGGTTATAGCGTCCGGAGGCGCGGGCAGCAGCTCGCATATCCTTGAAGCCTTTGCCAAAAGCGGCGCCGATGCAGCTTTGCTTGCTTCCACTCTCCATTACGGCAGGCTCAGGATAGCGGATATCAAAGCTTTTTTGTCGCAGAGCGGGGTCCCCGTAAGGAACTGA
- the dxs gene encoding 1-deoxy-D-xylulose-5-phosphate synthase — MFIDELDLPSALKKLTGPELEKAAGEIRSVIIDSVSKNGGHLASSLGAVELAIAIHTVFDSPKDKVVWDVGHQAYAHKILTGRLKDFGSLRSYAGISGFPSREESPHDPFTTGHASTAISSAIGLAKARDLKKEAHKVVAVIGDGSLSGGLSLEAINNAMNLNSNLVVVLNDNDMSISKNVGALSEYFTKTRMNPLYTKTKERVEDMVKKIPKFGIPLYKLANRLKERLKHFIVDFKTEVIVEELGFNYLGPIDGHNITLLMSALSFAKELKKPIMVHVLTKKGKGYSFAEKDPTAFHGVPGFDIATGKVSRSSGSRSYTQVFGDAMLCLGKENSKIVAVTAAMLDGTGLEDFSREFPDRFFDVGIAEEHSVIFAAGLAKGGLRPVCAIYSTFLQRSYDQLFHDVCLQDLPVVFCLDRAGIVGDDGPTHNGVFDMAYLRHLPNMSVMAPMDGAELEKMLRFAVLHNGPISIRYPRAAADNRENIDGTEIKTGKGEVVYRTKYPISNSQCPIDKKILIVAIGSMVQPSIEAAKQLEGGDHSVSVINARFVKPLDSSLILEEAHKADLVVTVEEGCLMGGFGSAVMELFEEHGVIKPLKRIGFPDRFIEAGKRDFILERCGLNASGIAKTISIFSKVKP, encoded by the coding sequence TTGTTTATTGATGAACTTGATCTTCCCTCCGCGCTCAAAAAACTCACCGGCCCCGAGCTTGAAAAGGCCGCCGGCGAGATAAGGAGCGTCATAATTGATTCCGTCTCAAAGAATGGAGGCCATCTTGCTTCGTCTTTGGGGGCGGTGGAACTTGCCATTGCTATACACACTGTCTTTGATTCCCCAAAGGACAAGGTGGTCTGGGATGTGGGGCATCAGGCATACGCTCATAAGATACTTACCGGCAGGCTTAAGGATTTCGGCTCTCTGCGCAGCTACGCCGGGATAAGCGGTTTCCCCTCCCGTGAAGAAAGCCCTCACGATCCCTTTACTACGGGGCATGCTTCAACAGCGATCTCTTCTGCCATCGGGCTGGCCAAGGCTCGGGACCTAAAAAAAGAGGCCCATAAGGTCGTTGCGGTTATCGGCGACGGCTCCCTTTCCGGCGGCCTTAGCCTTGAGGCCATCAATAATGCGATGAACCTTAACAGCAACCTGGTAGTGGTCCTGAACGACAATGACATGTCCATCTCCAAAAATGTCGGGGCCCTCTCGGAGTATTTTACCAAGACCAGGATGAACCCGCTTTACACAAAGACAAAAGAACGCGTTGAGGACATGGTAAAAAAGATCCCAAAATTCGGCATACCCCTTTACAAGCTGGCAAACCGGCTCAAGGAAAGGCTGAAGCACTTTATCGTTGACTTTAAGACAGAAGTGATAGTGGAAGAACTGGGCTTTAATTATCTTGGCCCCATAGACGGCCACAACATTACTCTTTTGATGAGCGCCCTTTCCTTTGCAAAAGAATTGAAAAAACCGATAATGGTCCATGTCCTGACCAAAAAAGGGAAAGGTTATTCTTTTGCAGAGAAGGACCCGACGGCCTTTCACGGCGTTCCGGGCTTTGATATTGCCACGGGAAAAGTGTCCAGATCTTCCGGGTCCAGGAGCTATACGCAGGTTTTTGGAGATGCCATGCTGTGCCTCGGGAAAGAGAACTCGAAAATAGTTGCTGTTACCGCCGCCATGCTGGACGGCACGGGACTGGAAGATTTTTCCAGGGAGTTCCCCGACAGGTTTTTTGATGTCGGGATAGCAGAGGAGCACAGCGTGATCTTTGCCGCTGGTCTGGCAAAGGGAGGACTGCGGCCCGTGTGCGCGATCTATTCTACTTTTTTGCAGCGCTCATATGACCAGCTTTTTCATGATGTCTGCCTGCAGGACCTGCCAGTTGTCTTTTGCCTTGACAGGGCAGGGATAGTAGGGGATGACGGCCCCACCCACAACGGTGTCTTTGACATGGCCTATCTCAGGCACCTGCCCAATATGAGCGTAATGGCGCCGATGGACGGGGCCGAACTGGAAAAAATGCTGCGTTTTGCGGTTTTGCATAATGGACCTATTTCAATAAGATATCCGAGAGCGGCTGCGGATAACCGAGAGAACATAGACGGGACAGAGATAAAGACGGGGAAAGGGGAGGTCGTTTACAGGACGAAATATCCAATTTCCAATTCCCAATGTCCAATTGACAAAAAGATCCTGATCGTTGCGATAGGATCAATGGTTCAGCCGTCTATCGAGGCGGCAAAACAATTGGAAGGCGGTGATCATTCGGTTTCTGTGATAAACGCAAGATTTGTCAAACCGCTGGACTCAAGCCTGATATTGGAAGAAGCCCATAAAGCGGATCTGGTCGTGACCGTTGAAGAAGGCTGTCTTATGGGCGGTTTTGGCTCGGCTGTTATGGAGCTTTTTGAAGAACACGGCGTAATAAAACCGCTTAAAAGGATAGGTTTCCCTGACAGGTTCATAGAAGCAGGTAAAAGAGACTTTATACTTGAGCGGTGCGGCCTCAACGCTTCCGGCATAGCAAAAACCATTTCGATCTTTTCTAAGGTAAAACCCTAG
- a CDS encoding folylpolyglutamate synthase/dihydrofolate synthase family protein produces the protein MNYPASVRYLESFWKFGIKPGLARIKSLLKVLGEPQKDLVCIHVAGTNGKGSTCAMTASILKECGFKVGLYTSPHLLDYTERFRINDKSITKKEFAGYCSRIRSILRSYPLKKEKPTEFELLTAIAFKYFSDEKVDIAVIETGLGGRLDSTNVIIPEVCAITNIDLDHTELLGRTIRSVAQEKAGIIKSGVEVVVPRSLNKEALKVVRKVCALKKSTLIIANKAEGKRGAIVRLKGAFQKENAGVVLETIEVFRKKGWNIKERCVIKGFKNTIWPARFQQVISNPRVLVDAGHNPAGLEVVAKEAAKNKKAVFVLGMLSHKDHIGAVRAVSPYAKTILACALDHPFSLDPVLIEEEACRRGVPSRSFCSLKEGIKFALGLAGHDGIVCVAGSHVTAGWALKHFGCAPR, from the coding sequence ATGAACTATCCGGCATCCGTCCGCTATCTTGAATCCTTCTGGAAATTCGGAATAAAACCCGGCCTTGCCAGGATAAAAAGTCTCCTAAAAGTCCTTGGCGAACCTCAGAAAGACCTGGTTTGCATACATGTAGCAGGCACCAATGGGAAAGGATCGACTTGCGCGATGACAGCTTCTATCCTCAAGGAATGCGGCTTTAAGGTTGGCCTGTATACTTCCCCGCATCTGCTAGACTATACCGAAAGATTCAGGATAAACGACAAAAGCATAACAAAAAAGGAATTTGCCGGATACTGTTCAAGAATAAGATCTATATTGCGCTCTTATCCGTTAAAAAAAGAAAAGCCCACCGAATTTGAGCTGCTGACGGCCATTGCCTTTAAATATTTTTCGGACGAGAAAGTCGATATCGCGGTCATAGAAACGGGCCTTGGAGGAAGGCTGGATTCCACCAATGTCATAATTCCCGAGGTTTGCGCTATAACTAACATAGATCTTGACCATACCGAGCTTCTTGGCAGGACTATAAGGTCGGTGGCTCAGGAAAAGGCCGGCATAATAAAAAGCGGGGTAGAAGTTGTCGTGCCCCGGTCGCTTAACAAGGAAGCGCTTAAGGTGGTAAGAAAGGTTTGCGCCTTAAAAAAAAGCACTCTTATTATCGCAAACAAGGCTGAAGGCAAGCGGGGGGCAATTGTCAGGCTTAAAGGCGCTTTTCAAAAAGAGAACGCGGGAGTGGTGCTTGAAACAATAGAGGTCTTTAGAAAAAAAGGCTGGAACATCAAAGAGCGGTGCGTTATTAAAGGTTTTAAGAATACCATTTGGCCGGCAAGGTTCCAGCAGGTTATAAGCAATCCCCGTGTCCTTGTGGACGCGGGGCATAATCCCGCGGGTCTGGAGGTTGTTGCAAAAGAGGCTGCAAAGAATAAAAAAGCGGTCTTTGTCCTTGGGATGCTCTCACACAAGGACCATATAGGTGCGGTCAGAGCTGTGTCTCCTTATGCAAAGACTATACTTGCCTGCGCGCTGGATCATCCTTTTTCGCTTGATCCGGTACTTATTGAGGAGGAAGCCTGTAGGAGGGGAGTCCCCTCCAGGTCTTTTTGTTCTCTAAAAGAAGGTATAAAATTTGCCTTGGGGCTGGCTGGTCATGACGGGATCGTTTGCGTGGCCGGGTCCCATGTGACGGCCGGATGGGCGCTTAAGCACTTCGGATGCGCGCCTCGTTGA
- a CDS encoding divergent PAP2 family protein → MQIVAELLKNFPLVSSVSAMVLGQAFKIVYYYFIDRKIDIKHFFEAGGMPSAHSAMVSALVFSVGMRSGWSSPALAIAFAFACIVIYDAVGVRRATGKQSMLIKRILDDMNKTDRISGENLHEFMGHTPLEVTVGIVFGIFVAVCLYLGVYRFVY, encoded by the coding sequence ATGCAAATAGTTGCAGAACTGCTTAAAAACTTTCCTCTTGTATCCTCCGTATCCGCTATGGTCCTGGGACAGGCCTTCAAGATAGTCTACTACTATTTTATTGACAGGAAAATTGACATCAAGCATTTTTTTGAGGCGGGTGGCATGCCTTCTGCCCATTCAGCCATGGTCTCTGCCCTGGTTTTTTCGGTAGGCATGAGGTCGGGATGGAGTTCTCCTGCACTGGCAATTGCTTTTGCTTTTGCATGTATAGTTATCTATGACGCGGTGGGGGTGCGCAGAGCCACCGGCAAACAGTCGATGCTGATCAAGCGTATCCTTGACGACATGAACAAGACAGACAGGATAAGCGGGGAAAACCTGCACGAATTCATGGGGCACACGCCCTTGGAAGTTACAGTGGGCATTGTTTTCGGCATTTTTGTGGCTGTCTGCCTGTATCTGGGGGTTTATAGATTTGTTTATTGA
- a CDS encoding SPOR domain-containing protein → MNENQNRGLEEFEDDEIGIGRNIKRRSSGSSALKGIFFGLILVLLVVGSFWASFMIGKRLLLPGKPVEGIQEENTRTVAVPFPEKKPLPAEKEGLKYPNLERPAKEDRPARVVRKKVIVPEVKKEVPAAVEARPAAESGVYYKVEAGMAPSREQAIEQMKALEEAGFEVFAREIASGSWRVQAGAFKTSDKAEKVAAELTAKGFSAKVIKE, encoded by the coding sequence ATGAACGAAAACCAGAATAGAGGCCTGGAAGAATTTGAGGACGATGAAATAGGCATAGGTCGCAATATAAAAAGAAGGTCTTCGGGGTCCTCAGCCTTAAAAGGCATATTTTTTGGTTTAATACTTGTCCTGCTAGTTGTCGGAAGCTTCTGGGCAAGTTTCATGATAGGGAAAAGGCTCCTTCTTCCGGGTAAGCCGGTTGAAGGGATCCAAGAGGAAAACACTCGCACGGTAGCAGTGCCGTTTCCCGAAAAAAAACCTTTGCCTGCCGAAAAAGAGGGATTGAAATATCCAAATCTTGAGCGGCCGGCAAAAGAGGACAGGCCTGCTCGGGTGGTAAGAAAAAAGGTCATAGTCCCGGAAGTAAAAAAAGAGGTCCCGGCCGCTGTTGAGGCCAGACCGGCTGCAGAAAGCGGAGTTTACTACAAGGTTGAAGCAGGTATGGCTCCGTCAAGGGAACAGGCCATAGAGCAGATGAAGGCTTTGGAAGAGGCGGGGTTTGAGGTGTTTGCCCGTGAGATAGCTTCCGGATCGTGGAGGGTCCAGGCAGGGGCTTTTAAAACAAGCGATAAAGCTGAAAAAGTGGCGGCAGAGCTGACCGCAAAAGGTTTTTCGGCAAAGGTCATCAAGGAATAA
- the mrdA gene encoding penicillin-binding protein 2, whose protein sequence is MDNSPKLGPYVKAFRVVLLLLFLVLAIRLWYLQSVKNQAYLRLAQLNAAHTMPVIAPRGIIYDRYGKVLVGNRAVFSAYLVQSEIRDREHLLNRASSLLKVPKEHLLKVLKAKKARPFDPILVKDDLSLETVARIEEQKLQLSGLIVNTKPVRVYPGKSLAAHVLGYIGEVTAQDIERSGSLNIRSGDLIGKTGVEKIYDQYLRGINGGQRMAIESYGKPTSIRGYSDSQPGKNLTLTIDLDLQKACEASLGQKPGAVIVIDPNNGQVLALASYPNYDPNIFSLPVDPKVWSALQKRAQPFLNRGIAAYPAGSVFKSVTLSAALEKGFSSVPEVFNCPGFYKLGARTAKCWKTSGHGRLSLLEGLVQSCNVVFYGLGKEIGPEILRDFASSYGLGHKTGIDLPAEAAGLVPDPQWKKRVLKEPWYLGDSINYGIGQGFLWVTPIQIANLYASIANGKDRFEPHLILSIRDREGQEEFSYKPKVIGSVPVSDKNLSHIRRALREVVSRGTGRFAEIASFEAAGKTGTAENPAGAAHAWFVCYAPYKEPRIAVAAFVEHGGHGNTVTAQIAKEVLNWYHKYRVKGEKEKEDAGKKNNPLS, encoded by the coding sequence ATGGATAATTCCCCCAAATTGGGCCCTTATGTAAAAGCCTTCAGGGTTGTTTTGCTGCTGCTTTTTCTTGTCCTTGCTATAAGACTCTGGTATCTGCAGTCGGTCAAGAACCAGGCATACCTCAGGCTTGCCCAGTTGAACGCGGCGCATACGATGCCCGTGATAGCTCCGCGAGGTATCATCTACGACAGATATGGAAAAGTACTCGTGGGCAACAGGGCCGTTTTTTCGGCTTATCTTGTCCAGAGCGAGATCAGGGACAGGGAACACCTGCTTAACAGGGCCTCGAGCCTGCTCAAAGTTCCAAAGGAGCACCTTCTTAAGGTCCTCAAGGCAAAGAAGGCTCGTCCCTTTGACCCGATCCTGGTCAAGGATGACCTATCCCTAGAAACCGTCGCCAGGATAGAAGAGCAGAAACTGCAGCTGTCAGGTCTCATAGTCAACACAAAACCGGTCAGGGTCTATCCCGGAAAGTCTCTTGCCGCTCATGTCCTCGGATACATCGGAGAGGTGACGGCGCAGGACATAGAAAGATCGGGCTCGCTTAACATCCGCAGCGGCGACCTTATCGGCAAAACAGGGGTTGAAAAGATATACGACCAGTACCTTAGAGGAATAAACGGCGGACAGCGCATGGCGATAGAGTCCTACGGCAAACCGACCTCCATACGCGGTTATTCCGACAGCCAGCCCGGCAAAAATCTTACGCTGACCATAGACCTGGACCTTCAAAAAGCCTGTGAGGCCAGCCTTGGGCAGAAACCGGGAGCGGTAATTGTGATCGACCCGAACAACGGACAGGTGCTGGCCCTGGCTTCCTATCCAAATTACGACCCCAATATCTTTTCTCTTCCGGTAGATCCCAAAGTCTGGAGCGCTCTCCAGAAAAGGGCCCAGCCCTTTCTTAACAGAGGGATCGCGGCTTATCCCGCTGGTTCGGTCTTTAAATCCGTTACTCTGTCAGCCGCGCTGGAAAAAGGTTTTTCAAGCGTACCTGAGGTCTTTAACTGTCCGGGCTTCTATAAGCTGGGGGCAAGAACGGCAAAATGCTGGAAAACCTCGGGACACGGAAGGCTCAGCCTTTTGGAGGGGCTAGTTCAGTCGTGCAATGTTGTTTTCTATGGCCTGGGAAAGGAGATCGGCCCGGAGATCCTCAGGGATTTTGCTTCTTCCTACGGCCTCGGACACAAAACCGGAATAGACCTTCCCGCCGAAGCCGCGGGACTGGTGCCCGATCCTCAGTGGAAAAAAAGGGTCTTAAAAGAGCCCTGGTACCTTGGAGATTCCATCAATTACGGGATAGGGCAGGGGTTTTTGTGGGTTACCCCCATACAGATCGCCAATCTTTACGCTTCCATAGCCAATGGAAAAGACCGGTTTGAGCCGCACCTGATCCTTTCCATAAGGGACAGAGAAGGGCAGGAGGAGTTCTCATACAAGCCAAAAGTCATCGGCTCCGTTCCCGTATCAGACAAAAACCTTTCCCATATAAGGCGCGCTTTGCGCGAAGTGGTTTCCAGAGGCACCGGAAGGTTTGCTGAGATAGCTTCCTTTGAGGCTGCAGGCAAGACCGGCACGGCAGAAAACCCTGCCGGAGCCGCCCATGCCTGGTTCGTGTGCTACGCGCCCTACAAAGAACCCCGGATCGCTGTTGCGGCCTTTGTTGAACACGGCGGGCACGGCAACACGGTCACGGCGCAAATAGCAAAAGAGGTCCTTAACTGGTATCATAAATACAGGGTTAAGGGAGAAAAGGAAAAAGAGGATGCTGGCAAAAAGAATAATCCCCTGTCTTGA
- a CDS encoding site-2 protease family protein produces MDAFVVRLLLSPIFLFALIMHEMAHGKAADMLKDPTARTFGRLSFNPFAHLDLLGAASFVIFGFGWAKPVPINPYFFEDPKKDTAIVGLAGPAANLLIAWFFSVLFRYFSFDHELLRFIYFNTVWINIMFAVFNLIPIPPLDGSRLLRAFLPREGAAFLDSIEPYGIFIVLFLLMMPGSYRALNLLIRFIFGFLMPT; encoded by the coding sequence ATGGATGCTTTTGTTGTCAGACTGCTTCTGTCCCCGATATTTTTGTTCGCTCTGATCATGCATGAGATGGCGCACGGCAAGGCTGCTGATATGCTTAAGGACCCTACAGCCCGCACTTTCGGCAGGCTGTCCTTTAATCCTTTTGCCCACCTTGACCTGCTCGGGGCCGCTTCTTTTGTGATCTTCGGCTTTGGCTGGGCAAAGCCTGTTCCCATCAATCCCTATTTTTTTGAGGACCCAAAAAAGGACACCGCTATCGTCGGGCTCGCAGGGCCTGCTGCCAATCTTCTTATCGCCTGGTTCTTTTCCGTGCTTTTCCGGTATTTCAGTTTTGATCATGAACTGCTGAGGTTCATCTACTTTAATACAGTTTGGATCAATATCATGTTCGCGGTATTCAATCTTATTCCTATACCTCCCCTTGACGGGTCAAGGCTGTTAAGAGCTTTCCTTCCCAGGGAAGGAGCGGCTTTTCTTGACAGCATCGAGCCTTACGGCATCTTCATAGTCTTGTTCCTTTTGATGATGCCGGGAAGCTACAGAGCGCTTAATCTGCTTATCCGTTTTATTTTTGGCTTCTTAATGCCTACATGA
- the mreC gene encoding rod shape-determining protein MreC: MNRRPFVLLLLVLLALGALLNAPWLSQSPPAKFVREAGLSIFSPAIAAAGALFDAPRAAMKNIAGLRNAQKHNDLLRERLSRLTSKSLSYDELLKENETFRRMLQFRSANPYKRTMIAARVAGRSGSQWFNTVIVDKGSADGVKKDLAVISIDGLVGKTTEVSRHYSKVTLISDPDSSVSSYLSPSGAMGVAAGTFSDILELKYVTGTASVEVNGKVITSGVSDIFPKGIPVGTVIKADKQDFALFQHILVRIAADLSRLDGVFILR, from the coding sequence ATGAACAGAAGGCCGTTTGTGCTTCTGCTGTTGGTGCTGCTGGCTTTAGGCGCTCTGCTTAATGCTCCCTGGCTGTCGCAGTCACCCCCCGCAAAGTTCGTCAGGGAAGCAGGGCTTTCTATTTTTTCTCCCGCCATAGCTGCCGCAGGGGCTTTGTTTGACGCCCCGAGAGCGGCTATGAAGAATATAGCCGGATTGAGAAACGCTCAAAAACATAACGACCTTCTCAGAGAACGCCTGAGCAGGCTTACCTCAAAAAGCTTATCTTATGACGAACTGCTTAAGGAGAATGAAACTTTCCGCAGGATGCTTCAGTTCAGGTCCGCGAACCCTTATAAAAGGACAATGATAGCGGCCAGGGTGGCGGGAAGAAGCGGCAGCCAGTGGTTCAACACAGTTATTGTTGACAAGGGCAGCGCCGACGGCGTTAAAAAAGACCTCGCGGTCATCTCAATTGACGGCCTTGTGGGAAAGACAACTGAAGTATCCAGGCATTACTCAAAGGTGACCCTTATATCAGATCCTGACTCAAGCGTTTCTTCTTATCTGTCCCCGTCAGGCGCCATGGGGGTAGCTGCAGGGACATTTTCGGATATTCTGGAACTGAAATATGTCACCGGCACCGCATCGGTCGAAGTTAACGGTAAAGTCATTACTTCGGGGGTGTCTGATATCTTCCCCAAAGGAATACCTGTTGGCACTGTGATAAAGGCCGACAAACAGGATTTTGCGCTTTTTCAGCATATACTGGTCAGGATAGCCGCGGACCTTTCAAGACTTGACGGGGTCTTTATCCTAAGATGA